A single genomic interval of uncultured Desulfobulbus sp. harbors:
- the leuS gene encoding leucine--tRNA ligase, producing MQINDKYDFKDIEQRWQQRWEDEKTNKVTHEPGRPKYYVLEMFPYPSGRIHMGHVRNYSIGDVIARYKRMQGFNVLHPMGWDAFGLPAENAAMKRGIHPASWTYDNIDYMRGQLKAMGLSYDWDRELATCRPEYYRWEQKLFLQMLERGLIYRKETTVNWCDDCQTVLAREQVIDGTCWRCDQPVLPKTMYGWFFKITDYAEELLADLDKLSGWPEKVVTMQRNWIGKSTGLACDFKVEGSDETITIFTTRPDTIFGVSFMSLAVEHPLLKTLTQGKPQQQEVEAFIQETLIAKQRSSLEQELDKQGVFTGSYCINPFTGDRVPIYAANFVLMEYGTGAVMAVPAHDQRDFEFAHKYGLPIKVVVQPEGEPLDPATMTEASVDPGVLVDSGSFTGTESVQAKQDIIDHAQQAGFGRPLVTYRLRDWGISRQRYWGAPIPVVHCEHCGIVPVPESELPVVLPGTGAATGNHSPLHQQEDFIATTCPACGGPARRETDTMDTFVESSWYFARYTSPRNESDPVDRDSAGYWLPVDQYIGGVEHAILHLLYARFFTKMLRDLGYLQVDEPFTNLLTQGMVIKDGAKMSKSKGNVVDPNDLIEQYGSDTVRLFSLFAAPPERDLEWNAQGVEGASRFLNRVYRMVVQNLECFGQQSEVDLASLDELSRNLYRKTHQTIRRVTESIESNFHFNTAISGVMELVNLAGSTSEESIDPAVQRVTLETILTLLFPMVPHFCEELWEISGHEEQLHFSSWPSYNVEAAKEDELTIVVQINGKVRTKLQVPPDIADADLQQQALSDDKVSKFMDGKTAKKIIVVKKKLVNIVL from the coding sequence ATGCAGATCAACGACAAATACGATTTCAAGGATATTGAGCAACGTTGGCAGCAACGCTGGGAAGATGAGAAGACGAACAAGGTGACCCACGAGCCCGGACGTCCCAAATACTATGTTCTGGAGATGTTCCCCTACCCCTCCGGTCGCATCCACATGGGGCATGTGCGCAACTATTCCATCGGTGACGTTATCGCCCGCTACAAGCGGATGCAGGGATTCAATGTGCTTCATCCCATGGGGTGGGATGCTTTCGGCCTGCCCGCGGAAAATGCGGCCATGAAACGGGGCATTCATCCCGCCTCATGGACCTATGACAACATCGACTATATGCGCGGTCAGCTCAAAGCCATGGGGTTGAGTTATGACTGGGATCGCGAACTGGCCACCTGCCGCCCCGAGTACTACCGCTGGGAACAAAAGCTCTTTCTGCAGATGCTTGAGCGCGGCCTCATCTACCGCAAGGAGACCACGGTCAACTGGTGCGACGACTGCCAAACCGTTCTCGCCCGTGAACAGGTTATCGACGGCACCTGCTGGCGTTGCGATCAGCCGGTTCTGCCCAAAACCATGTATGGCTGGTTTTTCAAGATCACCGATTACGCCGAGGAACTGCTCGCCGATCTCGACAAACTCAGCGGCTGGCCGGAAAAAGTCGTGACCATGCAGCGCAACTGGATCGGCAAGAGCACCGGCCTTGCCTGCGACTTCAAGGTGGAGGGCAGCGACGAGACCATCACCATTTTCACCACCCGCCCCGATACCATCTTCGGAGTAAGCTTCATGTCGCTTGCGGTTGAGCACCCCCTGCTCAAAACCCTCACCCAAGGGAAACCGCAGCAGCAGGAAGTCGAGGCCTTTATCCAGGAAACACTCATCGCCAAGCAGCGCTCCTCTCTGGAACAGGAACTGGATAAACAGGGGGTTTTTACCGGCAGCTACTGTATCAATCCCTTCACCGGCGACAGGGTTCCGATCTACGCGGCCAACTTCGTGCTCATGGAGTACGGAACCGGTGCGGTCATGGCGGTCCCGGCCCACGATCAGCGGGATTTTGAATTTGCGCACAAGTACGGGCTGCCGATCAAAGTGGTGGTTCAGCCGGAAGGTGAACCGCTTGATCCGGCCACCATGACCGAGGCATCGGTGGATCCCGGCGTCCTGGTCGACTCCGGTTCGTTCACCGGCACGGAATCCGTCCAGGCCAAGCAGGACATCATCGATCATGCCCAGCAAGCCGGCTTCGGCCGCCCCCTGGTGACCTACAGATTGCGCGACTGGGGTATTTCCCGCCAGCGCTACTGGGGTGCCCCCATTCCGGTCGTCCACTGCGAACACTGCGGGATCGTGCCTGTGCCCGAATCCGAACTTCCGGTGGTGCTTCCCGGAACCGGTGCGGCAACAGGTAACCACAGTCCGCTGCACCAACAGGAAGATTTCATAGCCACGACCTGCCCTGCCTGCGGTGGGCCGGCCCGGCGGGAAACCGATACCATGGATACCTTTGTCGAATCCTCCTGGTACTTTGCCCGTTATACCAGTCCACGTAATGAATCCGATCCAGTGGATAGGGATTCGGCAGGCTACTGGTTGCCGGTTGATCAGTACATTGGTGGCGTTGAGCACGCTATCCTCCACCTGCTCTACGCACGATTCTTCACCAAGATGCTCAGAGACCTTGGCTACCTTCAGGTGGATGAACCCTTTACCAACCTGCTCACCCAAGGCATGGTGATCAAGGATGGCGCCAAGATGTCCAAATCCAAGGGCAACGTCGTTGACCCCAACGACCTGATCGAGCAGTACGGATCGGATACGGTGCGCCTGTTCTCGCTTTTTGCCGCCCCCCCCGAGCGGGATCTTGAATGGAATGCCCAGGGTGTCGAAGGTGCTTCGCGCTTTCTCAACCGGGTCTATCGCATGGTGGTGCAGAACCTGGAGTGCTTTGGCCAACAGAGCGAAGTAGACCTCGCCTCCCTGGACGAGCTCTCCCGCAATCTGTACCGGAAAACGCACCAGACCATTCGCCGGGTCACGGAGAGCATTGAGAGCAACTTCCACTTCAACACCGCAATCTCCGGTGTCATGGAATTGGTGAACCTGGCAGGATCCACCTCCGAAGAGAGCATCGATCCGGCGGTGCAGAGGGTCACCTTGGAGACCATCCTGACCCTGCTCTTTCCCATGGTTCCCCATTTCTGCGAGGAGCTCTGGGAGATTTCCGGCCATGAAGAGCAACTCCATTTCTCAAGCTGGCCCAGCTACAATGTCGAGGCGGCCAAAGAAGACGAGTTGACCATCGTGGTCCAGATCAACGGCAAGGTCCGCACCAAGCTGCAGGTCCCCCCGGATATTGCAGATGCGGATCTCCAGCAACAGGCACTCAGCGACGACAAGGTCAGCAAATTTATGGATGGCAAAACGGCCAAGAAGATTATCGTCGTCAAAAAGAAACTGGTGAACATTGTTCTCTAA
- the dnaB gene encoding replicative DNA helicase — protein sequence MIPPQSIEAEQAVLGTILLQDKAMLKIVELINADDFYRDAHKAIFAAMLNLFEKREPHDLITVTSLLNDQNKLEQVGGASYLASLTDIIPFTGTLVHHAQIIRKKSVLRKLIQTTSEVTARCYDTQDDIDNLIDQAEKTIFEIAHSNKSQGFQPMSSIVPRAFDRITKLFDKQEHITGVATGYDELDRMTAGLQASELIILAARPSMGKTALSMNIVQHAALIGKVPVAVFSLEMSMESLALRMLCSIGRIDSQRMRTGKLHDNDWPKLTRATGMLADAPIFIDDTAGLSVLEMRAKARRLKSEHNLGMIVVDYLQLMQGKSNSENRAQEISEISRSLKAMAKELEVPVIALSQLNRSLENRTDKRPQLADLRESGAIEQDADVIMFIYRDEVYNRAEDNPNRGLAELIIGKQRNGPTGMIKLTFLGEYTTFENYTSRLSGATYQGEPDMAAEVDFN from the coding sequence ATGATACCCCCGCAGAGCATCGAGGCGGAGCAGGCCGTACTTGGGACCATTCTGTTGCAGGACAAAGCCATGCTCAAAATCGTTGAGCTCATCAACGCCGACGATTTTTACCGGGACGCCCATAAAGCGATCTTTGCGGCCATGCTCAATCTCTTTGAAAAGCGTGAGCCGCACGACCTGATCACCGTTACCAGCCTGCTCAACGATCAAAACAAACTCGAACAGGTTGGCGGGGCGTCCTACCTGGCATCACTGACCGATATCATCCCGTTCACCGGCACCCTTGTGCACCATGCGCAGATCATCCGCAAAAAATCGGTCCTGCGCAAGCTGATTCAGACCACCTCCGAAGTGACGGCCCGCTGCTACGACACCCAGGACGATATCGACAACCTGATCGACCAGGCAGAAAAAACCATTTTCGAGATTGCCCACTCCAACAAGAGCCAGGGCTTTCAACCCATGTCGTCCATTGTCCCCCGGGCCTTTGATCGCATCACCAAGCTCTTTGACAAGCAGGAGCATATCACCGGTGTGGCCACGGGGTACGACGAGCTCGACCGCATGACCGCAGGTCTGCAGGCTTCGGAATTGATCATCCTTGCAGCCCGACCATCCATGGGCAAGACCGCTCTTTCGATGAACATCGTCCAACATGCCGCCCTGATCGGCAAGGTGCCGGTGGCGGTCTTCAGTCTGGAGATGTCCATGGAATCACTGGCCCTGCGTATGCTGTGCTCCATCGGCAGGATCGATTCCCAACGCATGCGTACCGGAAAACTGCACGACAATGACTGGCCCAAGCTGACCAGAGCCACAGGCATGCTGGCGGATGCGCCGATCTTCATCGACGACACCGCTGGGTTGAGCGTTCTGGAAATGCGTGCCAAGGCCAGACGGCTCAAATCAGAGCACAATCTCGGTATGATCGTGGTCGACTATCTGCAGTTGATGCAGGGCAAAAGCAACTCCGAGAACAGGGCCCAGGAGATCTCAGAAATTTCCCGTTCCCTCAAGGCCATGGCCAAGGAATTGGAAGTGCCGGTCATTGCCCTGTCCCAGCTCAACCGCAGCCTGGAGAACAGAACCGATAAGCGCCCGCAGCTCGCTGACTTACGTGAATCCGGCGCCATTGAACAGGATGCGGACGTAATCATGTTCATCTACCGGGACGAGGTCTACAACCGGGCAGAGGATAATCCAAACCGCGGTCTTGCCGAATTGATTATCGGCAAGCAGCGCAACGGCCCTACAGGCATGATCAAGCTGACCTTTCTCGGCGAGTACACCACCTTTGAAAATTACACCAGCCGTCTTTCCGGCGCCACCTACCAAGGCGAGCCGGACATGGCAGCCGAGGTTGATTTCAATTAA
- the rplI gene encoding 50S ribosomal protein L9, with amino-acid sequence MEIILRETIETLGQEGEIVKVKPGYARNFLIPRQKAVLVTKASLARLEKEKQAIATRLAEQKKQAEGLAAQLEGKVVAISKRVGDENRLFGSVTSSDIVQAVLEAGVTIDKKSVVLADAIKAIGEYKVAVKTGYQTTATVTVQVVPETIGDAQ; translated from the coding sequence ATGGAAATTATTTTACGCGAAACAATTGAAACCTTGGGCCAGGAAGGTGAAATCGTAAAGGTCAAACCTGGTTATGCCCGTAATTTTCTTATTCCCCGGCAGAAGGCCGTCTTGGTGACCAAGGCATCCCTGGCGCGTCTGGAAAAAGAGAAACAAGCCATCGCCACTCGCCTGGCCGAGCAGAAAAAGCAGGCCGAAGGGCTTGCCGCCCAGCTCGAGGGAAAAGTTGTTGCCATCAGTAAACGCGTCGGCGATGAAAACCGCCTGTTCGGTTCCGTGACCAGCAGCGATATCGTCCAGGCAGTCTTGGAAGCCGGAGTCACCATCGATAAAAAATCGGTTGTGCTTGCAGACGCCATCAAGGCCATCGGCGAATACAAGGTTGCCGTCAAGACCGGGTACCAGACCACCGCCACGGTAACGGTACAGGTCGTTCCCGAGACCATCGGCGACGCCCAGTAA
- a CDS encoding DUF2232 domain-containing protein: MGSIPPVQLVGLSIVFFLPVVAPSLFGWVNGFLSVPVLYVLLAYGYASGGASLRVSLFFVGIASLLMQRLDIFLFTLTMVPLGISLHASASQREQAATSGLKGVFVLTVSWLIFWTGFGIATDTNPYVSLIKALDLGFQQTLALYSSKDAGLTPEMVYNLQILTNNLRETLPRLMPGLLASAVLITVWVNMVLGNRLMARTHAAPWGFYDTWKLPEQLVWLPIAATVAAMAGQGVILDTGLNLLLVSAILYLFQGLAVLFALLKRWRVPAFARALLYGFLLIQSYSLLLLAVLGLCDVWFNLRHKSNER, translated from the coding sequence ATGGGATCAATTCCCCCTGTCCAGCTGGTAGGCCTGAGCATCGTTTTTTTTCTGCCGGTCGTTGCACCGAGCCTTTTTGGCTGGGTTAACGGTTTTCTCTCTGTGCCGGTGCTGTATGTGCTGCTCGCCTATGGGTATGCCTCAGGGGGCGCGAGTCTTCGCGTAAGCCTCTTTTTCGTCGGCATAGCCTCGTTGCTTATGCAACGACTGGATATCTTTCTGTTCACGCTTACCATGGTCCCCCTTGGGATCTCGCTCCATGCGAGTGCCTCTCAAAGGGAGCAGGCTGCAACCAGCGGGCTGAAAGGAGTCTTTGTCCTGACTGTCAGTTGGTTGATTTTCTGGACAGGATTTGGGATTGCGACCGATACCAATCCCTATGTTTCGCTCATCAAGGCCCTTGATCTTGGCTTCCAGCAGACCTTGGCACTGTACAGTTCCAAGGATGCGGGCTTGACGCCGGAAATGGTGTACAACCTGCAAATCTTAACCAATAACTTGCGGGAGACTCTCCCCCGTCTGATGCCGGGGCTTCTGGCATCGGCTGTATTGATAACAGTATGGGTCAATATGGTGTTGGGCAACCGACTTATGGCCCGGACACACGCTGCCCCCTGGGGATTTTACGATACCTGGAAGCTACCGGAACAACTCGTCTGGCTACCGATCGCTGCCACTGTTGCAGCGATGGCCGGACAAGGCGTCATCCTGGATACCGGACTGAACCTGCTCCTCGTCAGTGCAATCCTGTATCTCTTTCAAGGATTGGCGGTGTTGTTTGCGCTGCTCAAACGGTGGCGGGTTCCCGCCTTTGCCCGCGCTTTACTGTATGGTTTTTTATTGATACAGAGTTACAGTCTTCTCCTCCTGGCAGTGCTGGGATTATGCGATGTTTGGTTCAACTTGCGACATAAATCGAATGAACGATGA
- the rpsR gene encoding 30S ribosomal protein S18, giving the protein MSQPKKIFSRRRVCRFCTDKEMTIDYKDPKTLRNFVTERGKIIPRRIYGTCAKHQRELNEAVKRARQLALLPYMGSTQG; this is encoded by the coding sequence ATGTCCCAACCCAAAAAAATATTTTCTCGCCGTCGCGTTTGTCGCTTTTGCACCGACAAAGAAATGACCATTGATTATAAGGATCCGAAGACTTTAAGAAATTTTGTCACTGAGCGGGGGAAAATCATTCCTCGTCGTATTTACGGCACCTGCGCCAAGCACCAACGTGAGCTGAATGAGGCTGTTAAGCGGGCTCGTCAACTGGCATTGCTGCCGTACATGGGTTCAACCCAGGGTTAA
- the rpsF gene encoding 30S ribosomal protein S6, with amino-acid sequence MRHYETTYILRPNLGEDQFTEIIDRTNAIITNDEGGIITLDRWGMRRLAYEINKEIQGYYVYLNYAAPAKTVDEIERIFRIDDRVLRYLTIKLGDSMNAEAIEAEKQRIAEKAAARERAEAEAEEGDDLDNDDMDNDSED; translated from the coding sequence ATGCGCCATTACGAGACAACGTATATCCTTCGCCCGAACCTGGGAGAAGACCAATTTACTGAAATTATTGATCGAACCAATGCGATCATTACCAACGATGAGGGGGGCATCATCACCCTGGATCGTTGGGGAATGAGACGCCTTGCCTACGAGATCAATAAAGAAATTCAGGGTTACTATGTGTACCTGAATTATGCTGCTCCCGCAAAAACCGTTGACGAAATCGAACGTATCTTCCGCATCGATGATCGCGTTCTGCGTTACCTCACCATTAAACTCGGCGATTCCATGAATGCAGAGGCCATTGAGGCTGAAAAACAACGCATTGCTGAAAAAGCCGCCGCTCGTGAGAGAGCCGAGGCAGAGGCAGAGGAAGGCGACGATCTCGACAACGATGACATGGATAACGACAGCGAAGATTGA
- a CDS encoding MazG nucleotide pyrophosphohydrolase domain-containing protein, with amino-acid sequence MEFPSSPQPPPTLPRLLEIIATLRGENGCPWDIKQTPESLKIYLLEECQELIEAIEADNEQNICEELGDVLFLLGFLISMYEQQGAFTASDVLGGIIDKMIRRHPHVFAGQKITDEQSLRDQWDRIKVQEKENR; translated from the coding sequence ATGGAGTTCCCCTCCTCACCTCAACCACCACCAACCCTTCCCCGTCTGCTGGAGATAATCGCCACTCTACGCGGGGAAAATGGGTGTCCTTGGGATATCAAGCAAACTCCCGAATCGCTAAAAATATATCTCCTCGAAGAATGCCAGGAGCTTATCGAAGCCATTGAGGCCGATAACGAACAAAACATCTGCGAGGAACTTGGGGATGTCTTGTTTCTACTGGGCTTTCTCATCTCAATGTACGAGCAGCAAGGTGCATTCACAGCATCTGATGTCCTCGGCGGTATCATCGATAAGATGATTCGCCGCCACCCCCATGTCTTTGCCGGCCAGAAAATAACTGACGAACAGTCTCTGCGCGATCAATGGGATCGTATCAAAGTACAAGAAAAAGAAAACCGCTAA
- a CDS encoding response regulator, which yields MPGDIGGLELLNLVKEKNANIEVIVITAHSSVNTAVEAMKKGAADYLEKPINFDELFLRLEKVAQVKALMKNAGDLREAMDVTEHSAAQTIQKLEMANAYQGEMLDQLEQVLGDHQHDEASRIDQALQILEQR from the coding sequence ATGCCCGGTGATATCGGGGGGTTGGAACTGCTCAATCTGGTCAAGGAAAAAAATGCCAATATTGAAGTTATCGTCATAACCGCCCATTCTTCCGTCAACACGGCTGTGGAAGCCATGAAAAAAGGGGCGGCGGATTATCTGGAAAAACCTATTAACTTTGATGAGTTGTTTCTTCGTCTGGAAAAAGTTGCACAGGTGAAGGCACTGATGAAAAATGCAGGAGATCTTCGCGAGGCCATGGATGTGACTGAACATTCTGCTGCCCAGACCATTCAGAAGCTGGAAATGGCCAATGCATATCAGGGTGAAATGCTGGATCAACTCGAACAGGTTCTTGGGGACCATCAGCACGACGAAGCGTCGCGTATCGATCAGGCCCTGCAAATCTTAGAACAAAGGTAG